One window of the Montipora foliosa isolate CH-2021 chromosome 4, ASM3666993v2, whole genome shotgun sequence genome contains the following:
- the LOC138000749 gene encoding F-BAR and double SH3 domains protein 2-like, with amino-acid sequence MTTQNQPQKKIKILQLLRAIQAEQLSKLQQKYQQEQELLEDVRNYTKQRSTIEREYSQALQKLNAYFLPKKEFSTDDSTGENGNRTPQDVWKSVLEEAEKKAKKHLAISEELQGQMAESMKTLKLNKTQAFKKCEELTKKIHEEVFETVRELSKAKKGYEDLEKLAQAAREQAADAEDKLKKKNVKFFQSKTSLEKNAMKSSDRLEICERRTATARNEYFLSLAAANAHMTRYFCKELQEIMTSLDGDFFDKMRGYFTTLGQLEVDASRNAMAGFESVVSQANSICRDISLQLFLSKNKVFSEVVQYDFEPCRNDKVRKVTTEHSAGLSLNKEARKLAMKLTKDQMTIKTKSKQLQSVKTGEESPSAVSTAGDAGNQESEQNPEALKESIRLAETNKLKTEACLEVLREAGVNVDEWLKSANSLSPNDMEADTLSQYSLNDGCADDDWDDLDDTFTADYSSDDDARSVLSNSSMPVACVALYNYDATNADELTITEGEELEILEKDGDGWCRGRNKSGQIGYFPESYVETESTAIQPSSAASPKNSCTDGPFSGSSVNSQNINKTPATEFLCYVRALYDYEAMGDDEISFKEGDIVGVLSKDENDIDDGFWYGEFQGCRGVFPSLVVEDIPEGYHARDTNMNVTESLTPPASSYFNTRDDYVTLPLDYTANGGSAAPAAAASNALQPVRKAPPPPASSPQIPRSTTMSTGGTRALLPQNRQRARTENTSTMTKPDAAGFARSISQNAALQAKMYENIDQLAPSSRPPDYVNVTNLPTSRVNGGPSTSQSVSSSFPKPAARSRRPAPPPKPAPPTSSSRRTFRSLSYV; translated from the exons GCTTTGCAAAAACTCAATGCCTATTTTCTTCCAAAGAAAGAGTTTTCGACTGATGATTCAACAGGTGAAAATGGAAACAG AACCCCTCAGGATGTGTGGAAATCTGTACTTGAAGAAGCAGAGAAGAAGGCCAAAAAACACTTGGCCATATCAGAAGAACTTCAAGGGCAAATGGCAGAGAGTATGAAAACACTAAAGTTAAACAAAACACAAGCTTTCAAGAAG TGTGAAGAGCTTACAAAGAAAATCCACGAAGAGGTTTTTGAAACAGTCCGTGAGTTATCAAAG GCAAAGAAAGGTTATGAGGACTTGGAAAAATTGGCCCAGGCTGCACGTGAACAAGCAGCAGATGCAGAAGACAA GCTAAAGAAGAAGAATGTCAAGTTTTTCCAATCAAAGACGtcacttgaaaaaaatgcaatGAAG AGCTCTGATAGActtgaaatctgtgaaagacGGACAGCAACGGCTAGAAATGAATACTTTCTGTCTCTAGCTGCAGCTAATGCTCACATGACAAGATACTTCTGTAAAGAGTTGCAGGAAATCATGACG TCCTTAGATGGAGACTTTTTTGATAAGATGAGAGGATACTTTACTACCCTTGGTCAGCTGGAAGTTGATGCATCCAGGAATGCCATGGCTGGATTTGAATCAGTTGTATCACAAGCTAACTCT ATATGCAGGGACATTTCTCTCCAGTTATTTCTCTCCAAGAACAaagtgttttcagaagttgtcCAGTATGACTTCGAGCCCTGTAGAAATGATAAA GTCAGGAAAGTAACAACAGAACACAGTGCAGGTCTCTCACTCAATAAAGAAGCAAGAAAACTAGCCATGAAACTTACCAAGGAtcaaatgacaataaaaacaaaatccaAACAACTACAAAGTGTCAAAACT ggtgAAGAATCGCCATCTGCAGTCTCCACAGCTGGGGATGCTGGTAACCAGGAATCTGAACAGAATCCAGAAGCTCTGAAGGAAAGCATCAGACTTGCTGAG ACAAACAAGCTGAAGACAGAAGCATGTTTAGAAGTGTTGCGTGAAGCTGGAG taaATGTTGATGAGTGGTTGAAGAgtgccaattcactgtctcctAATGATATGGAAGCAG ATACATTAAGTCAGTACTCTCTAAATGATGGCTGTGCTGACGATGACTGGGATGACCTTGATGACACTTTCACAGCAGACTACTCATCAGATGATGATGCCAGAAGTGTGTTATCAAACAGCTCCATGCCAGTTGCATGTGTTGCATTGTACAACTATGAT GCAACAAATGCTGATGAACTTACTATAACAGAAGGAGAAGAACTTGAAATTTTAGAGAAAGATGGGGATGGATGGTGTAGA GGTCGTAACAAGTCAGGGCAAATAGGATATTTTCCAGAGTCTTATGTTGAGACAGAATCAACAGCAATTCAGCCATCATCTGCTGCTTCTCCAAAAAATTCATGCACAGATGGTCCTTTTTCTGGTTCATCAGTCAACTCCCAAAACATAAATAAAACACCTGCTACAGAATTTT tatGTTATGTCAGAGCATTGTATGACTATGAAGCAATGGGTGATGATGAGATATCATTCAAAGAAGGAGACATTGTTGGAGTGCTTTCAAAAGATGAAAATGATATTGATGATGGATTCtggtatggtgaatttcaaggCTGCAGGGGTGTCTTTCCATCCTTGGTTGTGGAAGATATCCCTGAAGGATATCACGCAAGAGATACAAATATGAACGTAACAGAATCATTAACCCCTCCAGCCAGTTCATATTTTAATACTAGAGATGATTATGTAACGTTACCATTAGATTACACAGCCAATGGTGGATCTGCTGCTCCTGCTGCTGCTGCATCAAATGCATTGCAACCTGTTAGAAAAGCACCACCTCCTCCGGCATCTTCTCCACAAATACCAAGAAGTACAACAATGTCAACTGGAGGAACTAGAGCTCTTTTACCACAAAATCGTCAGAGAGCAAGAACTGAGAACACTTCAACTATGACAAAACCAGACGCTGCCGGTTTTGCAAGAAGCATTTCACAAAATGCCGCTCTTCAAGCTAAAATGTATGAGAACATTGACCAGTTAGCACCATCATCCAGGCCTCCTGATTATGTTAATGTTACAAACCTGCCAACTTCAAGGGTAAATGGTGGCCCATCAACATCTCAAAGTGTATCTTCCAGTTTTCCCAAGCCAGCTGCAAGGTCTCGTCGCCCAGCTCCACCCCCAAAGCCTGCACCACCTACATCATCTAGTCGAAGGACATTCAGATCTTTATCATATGTTTGA